In the genome of Podospora pseudocomata strain CBS 415.72m chromosome 7, whole genome shotgun sequence, the window TCACCCATATCGAGTAGCTCTTGCTGGAGCTGGACTAATGTTCTGTCAAGGAAAAATCGTTAGATAGAGGAGCGATGTGGGCGTGGCAGGCCATTGGTTCCATATTTCAGCATTGGCTGTGCCTTTGCCAAGGAGTCGGCTTCTGATGGTGCTCAGCATGATAGCGATTGTGTCTTGCTGAAATGAGTTCACTTCAAGTCTGGCCGGATGAAAGGCAGTGCAAAAACAATGTCTTGATGAAGTAGTCGACGAGTGATGGTCAACAAGGTGTTTGATTGCTGAAAGGAAGCCCAGGATGGCTTGCCCAGAGGAACAGGGAAGCACAGACCATATCAAATCGCTGCACCCACCAAAGATTCCAGGCAGTGTCAGCCACAACAGAGCTCCAGCATACGCCACACCTCACCTGCATGCTTGGACTTTTTCGAGGCCTTGGAAGTCGCATGCATCTCCAGTCCTAACCTCGATCGACGTCCCCCAAATCCGACCCATTTATTTGTTACCAACTGAATTCGAACGCCTCAAAACACAGAAACCTCAAtccgcaaaaaaaaaacctctCACAATGGATTCCGAAGGTGTCAAGAAAGCCATCGTGCAGGCCACTCTCCAAGAGACCAACACAGCCAACGCCCGTGCTCTTATCGAGGTACCTCGCGCCTCTCTCACAATTGATCCCAGTCCCTAACATGTTTTGTTCTTTCCAGGGTATCACCGGCAGCTGTTTTGAGAAGTGCGTTCCCAAGCCCggcacctccctctcctcgagCGAAAAGACCTGCATGTCCTACTGCGTCGAGAAGTACATTGCGTCCTGGAACGAGGTCAACGGCACCTACATCCGGAGGTTACGGCAAGGGGCTGAGGGCAACCACTAAATCATTGGCTTGGGACATGTAATGATACTATGTTGTACGATATTGGCATAGAGCAATGGGCAGGGATGGGCAGAGTTGTATATGAATACAGATACCCAAATGGCTGAGGTGCAACAGATGAATCTTATTATTGCGGTCCGTCGtcctccaccccaaaagCCATTCAAGTATTTCATggctcttttttcttggctTCCTCCGCAGCTCTCTTTCTCGCAAGATACCTCTCCTTCGCGCTCGACACATCCGCCTCCGTCTTCCTGCTCTTTGTCGCAAGCTCAATCTTGGCCGTCTCCTCCGCTTCTTCCTGCCTCGACCGCTTGAGCGTCTCCTCAAGCTGCGCTTCCAGCATCCTCGTCTGCCTCTCCCGCATAGCTTGTTTCCCACCAGGTGCATAAACACCCCTACTTCCCTGGCTTGGGCCATTgctcttcaccttctcctgttgcctcgccttctcctgctgtacctccgccttcttcttcggcgccACATTCAATCCCCCCTTCAGCAACTGCCTCttatccaccacctccccatcatcattgaTCAACACATTCCCACCCTGCGCATTAATCTCCCTAGCCCTCTCAGTCGCgctcttttcctcctcctcttttggCCCAGCTTCAGCTTCGCCATCTGGCTTCT includes:
- the TIM13 gene encoding protein translocase subunit (COG:U; EggNog:ENOG503P6U7; BUSCO:EOG09265PJ3); its protein translation is MDSEGVKKAIVQATLQETNTANARALIEGITGSCFEKCVPKPGTSLSSSEKTCMSYCVEKYIASWNEVNGTYIRRLRQGAEGNH